A window of Luteolibacter flavescens contains these coding sequences:
- a CDS encoding Dabb family protein, with protein sequence MAKALLTAVMSAALATAAVAENEFRHVVFFKFKPEATPEQVKEIEKAFAELPKKIDSIKGYEWGTSESVEKLNDGFTHCFFVTFKDKAALEAYLPHPAHKEFGAKLKPLLEKAFVFDYTAKKD encoded by the coding sequence ATGGCCAAAGCCCTTCTCACCGCCGTCATGTCCGCCGCCCTAGCCACCGCCGCTGTCGCTGAAAACGAGTTCCGCCACGTCGTCTTCTTCAAGTTCAAGCCCGAGGCCACGCCCGAGCAGGTGAAGGAGATCGAGAAGGCCTTCGCCGAGCTGCCGAAGAAGATCGACAGCATCAAGGGCTATGAATGGGGCACCAGCGAGAGCGTGGAAAAGCTCAACGACGGCTTCACCCACTGCTTCTTCGTCACCTTCAAAGACAAGGCCGCGCTGGAGGCCTACCTGCCGCACCCGGCCCACAAGGAATTCGGCGCGAAGCTCAAGCCGCTGCTCGAAAAGGCCTTCGTCTTCGACTACACCGCGAAGAAGGACTGA
- a CDS encoding MFS transporter: MIARFSLYGFLKNLRFFEAFLILALRERGMDFLGIGGLIAVREIAGNLSQIPSGALADAIGRRRCMIASMACYVVSYLVLGFASDTWMLVGAMVFYGTADAFRDGTHKALIYSWLREQGREGERTKVYGYTRSWSKMGSALSSLIAAALVFFTGNFSTVFLLSAIPAALNLVNLATYPAALDEGIPRGGGLRQAWRHLRDGFQEVVAKSSIRRLIADSVSVEGSYSVVKDYLQVVVQAFAVALPVHLAMTGEQRTAVLGGIAYAALHILSSRASRSAHRFEERRGGTEPAISRLMWMCAISMMALGLSLFLGIGWLAVLVFIALGILQNLWRPIHIGRFDRDGEEKRAATVLSIESQASSLAAAIWAPLIGLAIDRLSAGADPAPLHTLWPVALVCLPLLVTSVRRLRA; encoded by the coding sequence ATGATCGCCCGCTTTTCCCTCTACGGCTTTCTGAAAAACCTGCGGTTCTTCGAGGCCTTCCTCATCCTGGCGTTGCGGGAGCGCGGGATGGATTTCCTCGGCATCGGCGGGCTCATCGCGGTGCGGGAGATCGCGGGGAATCTCAGCCAGATCCCCTCCGGCGCGCTGGCGGACGCGATCGGGCGGCGCCGCTGCATGATCGCCAGCATGGCCTGCTACGTGGTCTCCTACCTGGTGCTCGGCTTCGCTTCGGACACCTGGATGCTGGTCGGCGCGATGGTCTTTTACGGCACCGCGGATGCCTTCCGCGATGGCACGCACAAGGCGCTGATCTACTCGTGGCTGCGCGAGCAGGGACGCGAGGGCGAGCGGACAAAGGTGTATGGCTACACCCGCTCGTGGTCGAAGATGGGCTCCGCGCTCTCCTCGCTCATCGCGGCGGCGCTGGTCTTCTTCACGGGGAATTTCTCCACCGTCTTCCTGCTCAGCGCGATCCCCGCGGCGCTGAATCTGGTGAATCTCGCCACCTACCCCGCGGCGCTCGACGAGGGCATCCCGCGCGGCGGCGGACTGCGCCAGGCGTGGCGGCACCTGCGGGATGGCTTCCAGGAAGTCGTCGCGAAGTCCTCCATCCGCCGCCTCATCGCCGACAGCGTGTCGGTGGAGGGAAGCTATTCCGTGGTGAAGGACTACCTGCAGGTTGTGGTGCAGGCCTTCGCCGTCGCGCTACCGGTGCACCTCGCGATGACCGGCGAGCAGCGCACCGCCGTACTCGGCGGCATCGCCTATGCCGCGCTGCACATCCTCTCCAGCAGGGCATCGCGCTCCGCGCATCGCTTCGAGGAAAGGCGCGGCGGCACGGAGCCGGCCATCTCGCGGCTCATGTGGATGTGCGCGATTTCCATGATGGCGCTCGGCTTGTCGCTCTTCCTCGGCATCGGCTGGCTGGCCGTGCTCGTCTTCATCGCCCTGGGCATCCTGCAGAATCTCTGGCGGCCCATCCACATCGGACGCTTCGACCGCGATGGCGAGGAGAAGCGCGCCGCCACCGTGCTCAGCATCGAGTCCCAGGCCAGCTCGCTCGCCGCCGCCATCTGGGCACCGCTCATCGGCCTCGCCATCGACCGCCTCTCCGCAGGTGCGGACCCCGCCCCGCTGCACACCCTGTGGCCGGTCGCCCTGGTGTGCCTGCCGCTGCTCGTCACCTCGGTGCGGCGGCTAAGGGCATGA
- a CDS encoding type IV pilus twitching motility protein PilT, with protein MSPEIRALIQNAFTGGASDVFLIEGERPRVRGDGEIIIAHGGPVTSEDVADIWQSCGMNPETDNDGDSSFEVEDVGRLRVNGYRTLGRLGVVMRPIKKEIPSFEELGLPGHILASWMERRSGLIIVSGPTGSGKSTTIAACLEWVNRHHQRHIVTIEDPIEYLFENKRAWFSQREVKRDTESFHIALRAALRQNPDIILFGEIRDAESAFAALRAAETGHLVISTLHGSGVAGVPVAMERLNRIMSDSSNAGALSLLSHQLIGAISQQLLPRLDGGVIAVLEYFQNEAITRKWLAEASYDDLKDHLNKCDDSQGCSFLRYLIAAAQQGIIDPAVARTATDRPQDFDRAMRGIS; from the coding sequence ATGAGTCCCGAGATCCGCGCCCTGATCCAGAATGCCTTCACCGGCGGTGCCAGCGATGTGTTCTTGATCGAGGGCGAGCGACCGCGCGTGCGGGGAGACGGCGAGATCATCATCGCCCACGGTGGCCCCGTCACCTCGGAGGACGTGGCGGATATCTGGCAGTCCTGCGGGATGAATCCGGAAACTGACAATGACGGCGACTCCAGCTTCGAGGTGGAGGACGTGGGACGCCTGCGCGTCAATGGCTACCGCACGCTAGGACGTCTCGGCGTGGTGATGCGGCCGATCAAGAAGGAGATCCCTTCTTTCGAGGAGCTGGGCCTGCCCGGGCACATCCTCGCGTCATGGATGGAGCGCCGCTCCGGCCTCATCATCGTGAGCGGGCCGACCGGCTCAGGGAAATCCACGACCATCGCCGCCTGCCTCGAGTGGGTGAACCGCCACCACCAGCGGCACATCGTGACGATCGAGGACCCCATCGAGTATCTCTTTGAAAACAAGCGCGCGTGGTTTTCCCAGCGCGAGGTGAAGCGGGACACGGAGAGCTTCCACATCGCGCTGCGGGCCGCGCTCCGGCAGAATCCGGACATCATCCTCTTCGGCGAGATCCGCGATGCGGAGTCCGCTTTCGCCGCGCTGCGGGCCGCGGAGACCGGCCACCTTGTCATTTCCACGCTGCACGGCTCCGGCGTCGCCGGGGTGCCGGTGGCCATGGAGCGGCTGAACCGCATCATGAGCGACTCCAGCAATGCCGGGGCGCTGAGCCTGTTGTCCCACCAGCTCATCGGGGCCATCTCCCAGCAGCTCCTGCCGCGCCTGGATGGCGGGGTGATCGCCGTGCTGGAGTATTTCCAGAACGAGGCCATCACCCGCAAGTGGCTTGCCGAGGCCAGCTACGACGACCTGAAGGACCACCTGAACAAGTGCGACGATTCACAAGGCTGCTCCTTCCTCCGCTACCTCATCGCCGCGGCCCAGCAGGGCATCATCGACCCCGCCGTCGCACGCACGGCCACCGACCGACCGCAGGATTTTGATCGCGCCATGCGGGGGATCTCCTAG
- a CDS encoding type IV pilus twitching motility protein PilT produces MSQVREITDYLRQAVELGGSDLHLSAWAPPAARVGGNLVPLEEFLLDPDTTRRLILDTLSEAQRSALEANLELDYALHLEGVGRFRGNVYIARGSHEAAFRHIPEHIPELGELGHHAVVHDVCTLRRGLVLVTGITGSGKSTTLAAMIRRISENRSGVIVTIEDPIEFVFSHASCLIKQREIGSDTRGFPIALRQALRQDPDVIVVSELRDLETIRIALTAAETGHLVLATLHTVDAPQSVDRLVDVFPPDQQAQVVTQLAGVLEAIVSQRLIQRADGQGRVLASEVLRANHGIRACIRERKLEQLVGLMEIGFKDGNRTIDQSIGGLLDSGYITREEALFHCREKRNFDTPPEPAEAKKPKSIWT; encoded by the coding sequence GTGAGCCAGGTCCGCGAAATCACCGACTACCTCCGCCAAGCCGTCGAGCTGGGCGGCTCCGACCTCCACCTCTCCGCCTGGGCGCCGCCCGCCGCGCGCGTGGGGGGAAATCTCGTGCCGCTGGAGGAATTCCTCCTCGATCCCGACACGACGCGCCGGCTGATCCTCGACACGCTCTCGGAAGCGCAGCGCTCGGCGCTGGAGGCAAACCTGGAGCTGGACTACGCGCTGCACCTGGAAGGCGTGGGCCGCTTCCGTGGCAATGTCTACATCGCGCGCGGATCGCACGAGGCCGCCTTTCGCCACATCCCGGAGCACATCCCGGAACTCGGTGAACTGGGCCACCATGCCGTGGTGCACGATGTCTGCACGCTGCGCCGCGGGCTGGTGCTCGTGACCGGCATCACCGGCTCCGGCAAATCGACCACGCTCGCCGCGATGATCCGGCGGATTTCCGAGAACCGCTCCGGGGTGATCGTCACCATCGAGGACCCCATCGAGTTCGTCTTTTCCCATGCGAGCTGCCTGATCAAGCAGCGCGAGATCGGCAGCGACACCCGCGGCTTCCCCATCGCCCTGCGCCAGGCACTGCGGCAGGACCCGGACGTCATCGTCGTATCCGAGCTGCGGGATCTGGAAACCATCCGCATCGCGCTGACCGCGGCGGAAACGGGTCACCTGGTGCTGGCCACGCTGCACACGGTGGATGCGCCGCAGTCGGTGGACCGTCTGGTCGATGTCTTCCCGCCGGACCAGCAGGCGCAAGTGGTGACACAGCTCGCCGGCGTGCTGGAGGCCATCGTTTCCCAGCGCCTCATCCAGCGGGCAGATGGCCAGGGCCGTGTGCTTGCCTCCGAGGTGCTGCGCGCGAACCACGGCATCCGCGCGTGCATCCGCGAGCGGAAGCTGGAGCAGCTCGTCGGCCTCATGGAGATCGGCTTCAAGGACGGCAACCGCACCATCGACCAATCGATAGGCGGCCTGCTCGACAGCGGCTACATCACCCGCGAGGAAGCACTCTTCCACTGCCGCGAGAAGCGGAACTTCGACACTCCGCCCGAACCGGCCGAAGCGAAAAAACCAAAATCAATCTGGACCTGA
- a CDS encoding outer membrane lipoprotein carrier protein LolA produces the protein MRALLVLLSLVSLARAELDLKPLETWIGRQKNLQSLDTNFVQERKLPSLKKPVTTPGRMRMVRPGKLCWELGNPVKTLAASDGKTMTLLDVAKKRGKKIDTASPEARQFTLLSDEAFRDLAGFQATFELVESRMSGAIYQLTVRPKDKTMRKHVSWMFLDIDTRNHELRALDLELEDKSRIRTVFSDSKINAKVDAAIFTPDTTGYLMK, from the coding sequence ATGCGCGCCCTGCTCGTCCTGCTGTCCCTCGTTTCGCTCGCCCGGGCGGAACTCGACCTGAAGCCGCTCGAAACCTGGATCGGCAGGCAGAAGAACCTGCAGAGCCTGGACACGAACTTCGTGCAGGAGCGCAAGCTGCCCTCGCTGAAGAAGCCCGTCACCACCCCCGGTCGCATGCGCATGGTGCGGCCGGGCAAACTGTGCTGGGAACTCGGCAACCCGGTGAAGACGCTCGCCGCCTCCGATGGCAAGACGATGACGCTGCTCGATGTGGCGAAGAAGCGCGGCAAGAAGATCGACACCGCATCACCGGAAGCGCGGCAGTTCACCCTGCTCTCCGACGAGGCCTTCCGCGATCTCGCGGGCTTCCAGGCGACCTTCGAGCTGGTGGAGTCCCGCATGAGCGGCGCGATCTACCAGCTCACCGTGCGGCCGAAGGACAAGACCATGCGCAAGCACGTGTCGTGGATGTTCCTGGACATCGACACCCGCAACCACGAGCTGCGCGCGCTGGACTTGGAACTGGAGGACAAGTCGCGGATCCGCACGGTCTTCTCCGACTCGAAGATCAATGCAAAGGTGGACGCCGCGATCTTCACGCCGGACACGACCGGCTACCTGATGAAGTGA